The Eurosta solidaginis isolate ZX-2024a chromosome 4, ASM4086904v1, whole genome shotgun sequence genome includes a window with the following:
- the LOC137250450 gene encoding kelch-like protein 5 produces MSTNKESPSRESMTSSSAPISLLADGESLTRDYSLGSLTSAVSQDEYFRCRDHAESVLKRLQMYLDSHQLCDVVLIAGIDGRRIPAHRIVLSASSAYFAAMFTGSLRETKEQEVTLGEVHGDALQILIQYCYTGYIELREDTVETLLATACLLQLNAVVTACCNFLARQLHPSNCLGFAFFAERQSCTTLLRLAKSYTCQHFMQVCKNQEFLQLDSEQLGKLISSDDLNVPTEEDVVHSLKLWVQHDAINREKHIPELLALVRLPLLKPSFIMDHVETLCSSNECQQLVMEALKWHLLPERRNLLALIASERTKPRKSTVGRLLAVGGMDAHKGAISIESYCPYNDKWSVWKNMSARRLQFGVAVMDDKLVIVGGRDGLKTLNTVESLDLNTMAWTALNPMGTHRHGLGVAVLEGPLYAVGGHDGWSYLSTVERWDPTTRTWSYVASLSSMRSTAGVAVLGGRLYVVGGRDGSVCHRSIECFDPHTNKWTMRAPMNKRRGGVGVAVANGFLYALGGHDCPASNPSVCRTDTVERYDPATDSWTLICSLNAGRDAIGCALLGDRLMAIGGYDGNHYLKTVEVFNAETNEWAQAAPLTYSRAGACVVAVPNVIPPTPPLHSATKKWKPVRLNPMCYRRTVEFVDYYNL; encoded by the exons ATGTCCACAAATAAAGAGAGCCCAAGTCGTGAATCCATGACATCGTCTTCTGCACCGATATCTTTGCTAGCCGATGGCGAATCCTTAACCCGTGACTACAGTTTAGGTAGCCTCACATCTGCTGTAAGCCAAGATGAATATTTCCGTTGTCGTGATCATGCAGAAAGTGTACTGAAACGTTTACAGATGTATTTGGATAGTCATCAACTTTGCGATGTTGTATTAATTGCTGGAATCGATGGTAGAAG AATACCTGCCCATCGTATAGTTTTATCGGCATCGAGCGCCTACTTTGCCGCCATGTTTACGGGTTCATTGCGTGAGACCAAAGAGCAGGAAGTCACACTTGGCGAAGTACATGGCGATGCACTACAAATACTAATACAATATTGTTATACGGGTTATATTGAATTGCGTGAAGATACTGTGGAAACCCTATTAGCCACTGCCTGCCTGCTACAATTAAATGCTGTAGTTACTGCCTGTTGTAATTTCCTTGCACGACAATTACATCCATCAAACTGCTtaggttttgcattttttgcagaACGACAAAGTTGTACAACATTATTGCGCTTAGCCAAATCCTATACATGTCAGCATTTTATGCAA GTATGTAAAAATCAAGAATTCTTACAACTCGATTCCGAACAGCTGGGTAAATTAATATCCAGTGATGATCTCAATGTACCCACCGAAGAAGATGTTGTACACAGCCTCAAACTGTGGGTACAACACGACGCTATTAATCGTGAGAAACACATTCCTGAGTTATTGGCATTGGTGCGTTTGCCATTGTTGAAACCATCATTTATAATGGATCATGTTGAAACGCTGTGTAGTTCGAATGAATGTCAACAACTTGTTATGGAAGCGCTTAAATGGCATTTACTACCTGAACGACGTAATCTTTTAGCCTTGATAGCTTCAGAACGTACAAAACCACGCAAATCAACAGTTGGACGTTTGTTGGCTGTGGGCGGTATGGATGCGCACAAG ggCGCCATAAGTATTGAAAGCTATTGTCCATACAATGACAAATGGTCGGTATGGAAAAATATGTCTGCACGTCGTTTACAATTCGGTGTAGCTGTGATGGATGATAAATTAGTGATAGTGGGCGGTCGTGATGGTTTAAAAACGCTCAATACAGTAGAGAGTTTAGACTTGAATACAATGGCATGGACAGCGTTAAATCCGATGGGTACACATCGGCATGGTTTGGGTGTTGCTGTGCTCGAAGGCCCACTTTATGCTGTGGGTGGACATGATGGTTGGAGTTATTTATCAACAGTTGAACG ttggGATCCAACTACACGCACCTGGAGCTATGTAGCTTCTTTGTCTTCGATGCGTTCTACAGCTGGTGTTGCAGTGCTTGGTGGACGTTTGTATGTCGTTGGCGGGCGAGATGGTTCGGTTTGTCATCGTTCAATTGAATGTTTTGATCCTCATACAAATAAATGGACTATGCGTGCACCAATGAATAAACGGCGTGGAGGTGTGGGG GTTGCCGTTGCCAATGGTTTCCTATATGCTTTAGGTGGTCACGATTGTCCAGCTAGCAATCCTTCGGTTTGTCGCACCGATACAGTTGAACGCTACGATCCAGCAACAGATTCATGGACACTG ATTTGTTCGCTCAATGCAGGACGTGATGCTATCGGCTGTGCTTTACTGGGTGATCGTCTTATGGCAATTGGTGGTTATGATGGCAATCATTATTTAAAGACTGTAGAAGTATTTAATGCCGAAACAAATGAATGGGCACAAGCTGCACCGTTAACATACAGTCGCGCAGGCGCATGCGTTGTAGCAGTACCAAATGTTATACCACCAACACCACCTTTACACAGTGCAACA AAGAAATGGAAACCGGTCAGATTGAATCCGATGTGTTACAGACGCACCGTTGAATTTGTCGATTATTACAACTTATAA